The Erwinia sorbitola nucleotide sequence GGGATCGAGCACCTGCACCAACGCGCTTCACACTATCGCGCCGGATCGTTTCTCAGTCAGTTTGCCGGGCTGACAGCTCGTCTGCTGGCGGCGCGCGAGATGGCACGCGTTGCTGCGGAGGGCGAGACGCCCGTTCAGCCCTGGCGCAACATTGTCGGCCTGGGGATCCAGGAACAGGTCAGGCTCGATCATCTGCGGCTGGTGTCGCTGGGCATGGAGAGCTGGCAGAACGATCGGCATTACGGGGTAATCATCTGGTTTACCGATCCGGATACCGGCAGCGTTATGCATTTGTCACGCCAGTGGCCAGTGGCGGAACAGCAGAATACACCAGGCTGGCAGCGGCGCATTGCTGGCTTTCAGGCGGAAATGCTGGCAGGCGGACAGATTATTTCGCAGGCGGCGCAGCGTGATGCTCGCGGTGAGCTTCATCTGAACGCTCGTGACCGTTTGCATACGGTAGCCCCCCTGACGCCCGCCGCCTGGGAGATGCCCGATTTTCCCCTGTGTCAGCCGGGTGCGGCGGCACTGCGCCGCTTCCTGCTTCAGCGGCAGCCCGCCTTTACCCGCCCGCTTAATCAGAGCGATGACCTGTTTATTCTCCCGCTGGGGGAATGCCTGAATATCCGCTGGGACGCCGGACGTCAGACGCTGGAGGCTGAAATCATCAGTGGAAGTGCGGAAAACGGGGAAGACAACATTCTGCAACTGTCACTCAACGCCACCAGCTCTGCACCGCATGCTATTGACTGTATGTTCAGCCTGCTGCAACAGCAGGACGATCCTCCCTGTAAGGTTTCAGGGCGAGCCTCGGTGGTCGACGGCATACTTACGCTGGAGCCGCTGGTCATCATGACCCGACAGCGTGCCTGGGTGCTGCACGCCGGAGAGCATCCGCAGCAGAGGTTACCTTCCGGTACTGCTGCCAGCCCTTTACCCTGCACGGTGCAACTGCTGCAACGCTGCCAGCAGATGTTGATCCAGTGGTTACATAACGGGCTTCATCATCAGGAACAGCGGGTCTCTCGTGAGGCAGAGTCTCTGGCGGAGGCACTCAGCGGATATGGATTTGAACGACTGTCGCGCCTGCTGCGACAGCTGCCAGCGCTGTTAAAAAGTGCGGAACATCAGCAGCTGGTCACTACACTGAGCGCAATTGTGCTGCTGCGTGACGGGCTGGAACAGCAATATCTGCTGGCACCGCAAAACGAGGACGTCAGCTCAAAGCATCACGCCCGCAGAAGCGGGCGTGCTATGCATTACAGTAACGGTTTATCACCACGCTGCCAGATACGCAGCAGCAGACGCTCTACGCTTCCCGTGGCGCTGTCGGTAAAACGGCTCATCACGCTTTTGCGCCGGGCGTAACGCACGCCGATCACCTGATGTTTATCCATCCGATCGATAATCAGATCGTCGCTGGTGCTGATGGCATCCACCAGACCTTTGTCCAGCGCCTGCGAACCGTACCAGTGTTCGCCGGTGGCCACGCTATCGATATCCAGTGACGGACGCATCTGATGAACAAACTGCTTAAACAGCAGATGAGTTTCATTCAGGTCTTCACGGAACTTCTCACGCCCCTGTTCGGTGTTTTCACCAAACAGCGTCAGCGTACGTTTGTACTCACCAGCGGTATGCAACTCAACATCAATCTCATTGCGTTTCAGCAGGCGATTAAAGTTAGGGATCTGCGCGACAACGCCAATGGAGCCGATGATAGAAAACGGCGCAGCAACAATACGATCCGCCACGCAGGCCATCATATAACCGCCGCTGGCTGCCACTTTATCTACCGCTACCGTCAGTGGAATCTTTTTCTCACGCAGGCGCTGTAGCTGGGAAGCTGCCAGACCATAACCATGTACCACGCCGCCCGGGCTTTCCAGACGCAGCAGAACTTCGTCGCCAGGAACTGCCACGGCCATCACCGCAGACACCTCTTCACGCAGCGAGGAGACTTCACCAGCATCCATACTGCCTTTAAAATCGAGTACGTAGAGTGTGGGTTTTGCAGCGTCAGCGGGACGGCCAGCTTTAGCCTGCTGTTTCGCAGTTTTTGCTTCGAGCTTCTCTTTTTTCTTCTGTTCTTTATGCCACAGTTTTTGCTGGAACGGCTTCATTTTCGCCAGCCGCATAGTGTCCTGCATCTCAGAGTAGCGTTCATCCAGATGGGTAAGCTTCAACTGGCCGCTCTGAGCGCGTTTACGCATGGCAAGGTTAGCAATCACCACGGCGATGGCGGCAATCGCCACCACCACGGTGACCGTCTTAGCCAGGAAAAGTCCATAATAAGAGAGTAAGTCCACTCAATCCGCCTTGATTTACATTGTGTTAGAGATACGCTTAGTGTAGCGGAGTCCTGCTGCGGAGTCGCCTGTTGACAGAGACAGAACGGTAAAATCTGGCAGCATCATTGAACTCGCCGCCGTTTTCAGGCATAAAACATTTTTATTCAATCCGCGCAATGGCTTACATCAGGCGAAAATAGCAGCCATAGCCGGATAACGCCCCAATCGCCAGAGGATCTTCACGTGCATTATCAACCGAAAAGCGATCTGCTTAACCACCGGATTATTCTTGTGACCGGGGCCAGCGATGGCATCGGGCGTGAGGCCGCCCTCACCTATGCCCGCTACGGCGCACAGGTGGTATTACTGGGACGTAATGCCGAAAAATTGCAACGGGTGTGTGATGAAGTTAATCAACACAGCAAGGCACCGGCGCTGTGGTTTACCCTCGACCTGGAAACCGCGACCCCGGAAAGCTGCCGCGAGCTGGCAGATGCCGTTGCCGGGCAGGTTCCTCGCCTTGATGGCGTACTGCATAACGCCGGGCTGCTAGGGGATGTGGTACCAATGGCTCAACAGGATCCGGCAGTCTGGCAGCAGGTGATGCGGGTGAATATTGACGGCACATTTTTCCTGACGCAGGCGCTGCTGCCTCTGCTGCTCAAATCTGAAGCTGCCTCGCTGGTGTTTACCTCGTCGAGCGTTGGCCGCCAGGGCCGTGCGGGCTGGGGAGCTTATTCCGTGTCGAAGTTCGCTACTGAAGGCATGATGCAGGTGCTGGCAGAAGAGTACGATCCGCGTCAGCTGCGGGTAAACTGCATTAATCCCGGCGGTACCCGCACCAAAATGCGCGCCAGCGCCTTCCCGGAGGAAGATGCCAATAAGCTGAAAACTCCGGCCGATATTATGCCGCTCTATCTGTGGCTGATGGGCGACGACAGCAAACGCAAAACCGGCCTCAGCTTTGATGCCCAGCCCGGTCGCAAACCAGGAGCCGCAGAATAATGTCTTCCGATCGCCATCAACAGCGCCAGCAGCGGCTGAAAGAGCAGGTGGACGCACGTATTGCTGCCGCCACGGATATACGCGGTATCCTGATGGTATTTACCGGCAATGGTAAAGGGAAAACTACCGCCGCCTTTGGCACCGCAACCCGCGCCGTGGGGCATCAAAAAAGCGTTGGGGTGATCCAGTTTATTAAGGGGGAATGGCCAAACGGTGAGCGTAACCTGCTGGAGCCTCACGGCGTTGAGTTTCAGGTGATGTCCACCGGCTTTACCTGGGATACGCAAAACCGTGAAACGGATACTGCCGCATGCCTCAAGGTTTGGCAGCATGGCAAACGAATGTTGCAGGATCCGGCGCTGGATCTGGTGGTACTTGATGAACTGACCTACATGGTGAGTTTTGATTATTTACCGCTGGAGGAAGTGATTGAGGCGTTGCAGCAGCGCCCTGCCCATCAGAGCGTAATTATTACCGGACGAGGCTGCCATCGGGAGATTCTTGAACTGGCGGATACCGTCAGCGAAATGCGCCCGGTTAAACACGCCTTTGATGCCGGAATTCAGGCGCAACAGGGTATTGACT carries:
- the sohB gene encoding protease SohB → MDLLSYYGLFLAKTVTVVVAIAAIAVVIANLAMRKRAQSGQLKLTHLDERYSEMQDTMRLAKMKPFQQKLWHKEQKKKEKLEAKTAKQQAKAGRPADAAKPTLYVLDFKGSMDAGEVSSLREEVSAVMAVAVPGDEVLLRLESPGGVVHGYGLAASQLQRLREKKIPLTVAVDKVAASGGYMMACVADRIVAAPFSIIGSIGVVAQIPNFNRLLKRNEIDVELHTAGEYKRTLTLFGENTEQGREKFREDLNETHLLFKQFVHQMRPSLDIDSVATGEHWYGSQALDKGLVDAISTSDDLIIDRMDKHQVIGVRYARRKSVMSRFTDSATGSVERLLLRIWQRGDKPLL
- the cobO gene encoding cob(I)yrinic acid a,c-diamide adenosyltransferase produces the protein MSSDRHQQRQQRLKEQVDARIAAATDIRGILMVFTGNGKGKTTAAFGTATRAVGHQKSVGVIQFIKGEWPNGERNLLEPHGVEFQVMSTGFTWDTQNRETDTAACLKVWQHGKRMLQDPALDLVVLDELTYMVSFDYLPLEEVIEALQQRPAHQSVIITGRGCHREILELADTVSEMRPVKHAFDAGIQAQQGIDW
- a CDS encoding YciK family oxidoreductase, with the protein product MHYQPKSDLLNHRIILVTGASDGIGREAALTYARYGAQVVLLGRNAEKLQRVCDEVNQHSKAPALWFTLDLETATPESCRELADAVAGQVPRLDGVLHNAGLLGDVVPMAQQDPAVWQQVMRVNIDGTFFLTQALLPLLLKSEAASLVFTSSSVGRQGRAGWGAYSVSKFATEGMMQVLAEEYDPRQLRVNCINPGGTRTKMRASAFPEEDANKLKTPADIMPLYLWLMGDDSKRKTGLSFDAQPGRKPGAAE